The following proteins come from a genomic window of Gimesia chilikensis:
- the thpD gene encoding ectoine hydroxylase, with product MNTEVANSKDLYPSRVKPQPEFLERTDPVVYGSSEDGPLTAGQLNQFERDGFLILPAFFSQAEIDACNAELARLKESAATRRRSEAIVEPDCDELRSLFAIHHAEISPFFSEVAQDERIAGMVMQILDSEVYLHQSRVNLKPGFAGKEFYWHSDFETWHVEDGMPRMRAISCSLLLTDNYEFNAPLMLMPGSHRKYVSCVGETPEDHYLTSLQKQELGIPDKDSLRELVDEHGIIQGEGPAGTLVLFDCNTMHGSNGNITPFPRSNLFFVYNSVWNQLDEPFGQKKYRPEFIASRKYCEPVSQQAVNYSLQ from the coding sequence ATGAACACTGAAGTAGCGAATTCGAAAGATCTGTATCCGTCTCGTGTCAAACCTCAGCCCGAATTCCTGGAGCGGACTGATCCGGTTGTGTATGGATCTTCCGAAGATGGTCCATTAACGGCAGGTCAGCTGAACCAGTTTGAACGGGACGGTTTTCTGATCCTGCCGGCTTTTTTTTCCCAGGCAGAGATCGACGCCTGTAACGCCGAGCTGGCCCGCCTCAAGGAAAGCGCTGCGACCCGCAGACGCTCTGAAGCGATTGTGGAGCCGGACTGCGATGAACTGCGCTCGCTGTTTGCAATTCATCATGCGGAGATCAGCCCGTTTTTCTCTGAAGTCGCCCAGGATGAGCGGATCGCGGGTATGGTGATGCAGATTCTGGACAGCGAAGTTTATCTGCATCAGTCGCGCGTGAATCTGAAACCGGGCTTTGCTGGCAAAGAGTTTTACTGGCATTCTGACTTCGAAACCTGGCATGTAGAAGACGGGATGCCTCGCATGCGGGCGATCAGCTGTTCGCTGCTGCTCACCGACAACTACGAATTCAACGCGCCTTTAATGCTGATGCCGGGCTCTCACCGAAAGTATGTTTCGTGTGTGGGAGAGACTCCCGAGGATCATTACCTGACGTCCCTGCAGAAGCAGGAACTGGGTATTCCCGACAAGGATTCCCTGCGGGAACTGGTCGACGAACATGGCATCATTCAGGGAGAGGGTCCCGCGGGCACACTGGTGCTGTTTGACTGCAACACCATGCATGGCTCGAACGGAAACATCACCCCCTTCCCGCGTTCGAACCTGTTCTTTGTGTATAACAGCGTCTGGAACCAGCTCGACGAACCCTTTGGACAGAAGAAATACAGACCGGAATTCATCGCCTCACGCAAGTATTGTGAGCCCGTATCACAACAGGCGGTCAATTACAGTCTCCAGTAA
- the ectA gene encoding diaminobutyrate acetyltransferase, giving the protein MDTAQKLIFREPRVEDALAISRLIKRCPPLDVNSTYATMLLCRDFHDTCVVVEQDSEVLAFLSAYRPPQRENTIFIWQAAVDSRLRSQGVASRMLDDLLSRESLADVNHLETTITPSNQSSQKLFRSLAKRLNTECRSVEGFPAALFGEVEEHEAEDLYQLGPFTLKPVHGEKPVIS; this is encoded by the coding sequence ATGGATACGGCCCAAAAACTCATTTTTCGCGAGCCCCGAGTGGAAGATGCGCTCGCGATTTCCCGCCTCATTAAACGCTGCCCTCCTCTGGACGTAAATTCCACTTACGCCACCATGCTGCTATGTCGTGACTTTCACGATACTTGCGTTGTTGTGGAGCAGGACTCGGAAGTCCTGGCATTTCTATCCGCTTATCGACCTCCACAGCGAGAGAATACGATCTTTATCTGGCAAGCCGCCGTAGACAGTCGCCTGCGTTCCCAGGGAGTTGCCTCCCGAATGCTGGACGACCTGCTGTCGCGGGAGTCGCTCGCCGACGTTAACCACCTGGAGACGACGATTACACCTTCGAATCAGTCGTCCCAAAAACTGTTTCGCTCACTGGCGAAACGTCTTAATACGGAATGTCGATCGGTAGAAGGATTTCCTGCTGCACTGTTTGGTGAAGTCGAAGAACACGAAGCAGAAGATCTCTACCAGCTTGGTCCATTCACACTTAAACCCGTTCATGGAGAGAAACCAGTAATATCATGA
- a CDS encoding TRAP transporter small permease — protein MNKLFAIIQRIEAFLLAWSIISIAALSIGNVVCRALFGFSLAFVGEVSQFLIIVVTFIGLSYAASQGRHIRMTALYDQLNPRWRKIMMVIINSLTALLMLLLAGYAFEYINTVRFLDTISPVLQVPLYLIYLFVPLGFILSAIQYGLTVFRNLTAPDVYISYSQKDEYETTVVGEV, from the coding sequence ATGAACAAATTATTTGCGATCATCCAGCGGATCGAAGCGTTTCTGCTGGCCTGGTCGATTATTAGCATTGCCGCTCTTTCGATCGGCAACGTGGTGTGCCGCGCCTTGTTCGGCTTCAGCCTGGCCTTTGTCGGCGAAGTCTCCCAATTCCTGATTATCGTGGTGACCTTCATCGGCCTGAGCTACGCTGCCAGCCAGGGTCGCCATATCCGCATGACGGCGTTGTACGATCAGCTCAATCCGCGCTGGCGTAAAATCATGATGGTCATCATCAACAGTCTGACAGCTCTGCTGATGCTGTTGCTGGCCGGGTATGCTTTCGAATACATCAACACCGTCCGCTTTCTGGACACGATTTCTCCCGTATTACAGGTGCCCTTGTACCTGATCTATCTATTCGTCCCGCTGGGGTTCATTCTGTCGGCTATTCAATATGGCCTGACGGTCTTCCGTAACCTGACTGCTCCCGACGTCTACATTTCGTATTCACAGAAAGACGAATACGAAACCACGGTCGTCGGCGAAGTCTAA
- a CDS encoding ectoine synthase — protein MLVRQLSEIIDTDRDIKAETWNSRRLLLAGDKMGFSLHDTLIHPGTETEIWYQNHLEAVYCIEGEGEIELIPDGPTYPISPGMMYALDKNDRHLLRAKSQLRMVCVFNPPVTGQEVHDENGVYPAATTDS, from the coding sequence ATGCTTGTACGTCAATTAAGTGAGATTATTGATACCGACCGTGACATTAAAGCCGAAACCTGGAACAGCCGCCGTCTTCTGCTGGCAGGAGACAAGATGGGATTCTCCCTGCACGATACGCTGATTCATCCGGGAACGGAAACGGAAATCTGGTACCAGAATCACCTTGAAGCCGTGTATTGTATTGAGGGAGAAGGCGAAATCGAACTGATTCCGGATGGGCCGACTTACCCCATCTCACCGGGCATGATGTATGCCCTGGATAAGAACGACCGTCATCTCCTGAGAGCGAAATCTCAGTTACGGATGGTCTGCGTGTTTAATCCTCCCGTCACGGGTCAGGAAGTCCACGACGAAAATGGTGTATATCCGGCTGCGACCACCGACTCCTGA
- the dctP gene encoding TRAP transporter substrate-binding protein DctP, with protein MNLIQKLFSSASAWSLLLIVGGSLLCTSCGAEATASTSDQPIQWRFAIEETIGSVQHQYAMKFKELVEERSNGEIEVTIYPYGTLGTSDQITELVDMEVVQFAMASPGHLGKLIPEVQVFLLHFLFSDDDEINNQVLNKDPRLQKTFAELYARKRLKLLSIFSEGWQVWTTKDPIHRPEDFEGVKMRVMTSPLLIAAYNAYGASPTPLPYSEVYSALQLNMIDGQENPVFAIQEMNFYEVTDWMIFARHAPFITTAVTNREFFDSLPAERQELVTGVVADLNDYILKVQREFNQERLSLIRKNKPDLEIITELTPEEREAFRQASQPVRDRFIRMTGEDGRKLLEELKQTIKEYEDQQQN; from the coding sequence ATGAACCTGATTCAGAAATTATTCAGTTCTGCGTCTGCCTGGAGCCTGCTTCTGATTGTGGGCGGTTCCCTGCTTTGCACTTCGTGTGGTGCTGAGGCCACCGCGTCGACCTCGGACCAACCGATTCAGTGGCGGTTTGCGATTGAAGAGACCATCGGTAGCGTTCAGCACCAGTACGCGATGAAGTTCAAGGAACTCGTCGAGGAACGCTCCAACGGGGAAATCGAAGTCACGATCTACCCCTACGGAACCCTGGGAACCTCGGACCAGATTACCGAGCTGGTCGATATGGAGGTGGTACAGTTTGCGATGGCCTCCCCCGGACACCTGGGAAAACTGATTCCAGAAGTCCAGGTCTTCCTGTTGCACTTTCTGTTCTCCGACGATGATGAAATCAACAATCAGGTGCTGAATAAAGATCCGCGGTTACAGAAAACCTTTGCTGAACTCTACGCCCGTAAGCGGTTGAAGCTGCTGTCGATTTTCTCGGAGGGCTGGCAGGTCTGGACAACGAAAGATCCCATTCATCGGCCTGAAGATTTCGAGGGTGTCAAAATGCGGGTCATGACATCCCCACTGCTGATCGCTGCCTACAATGCGTATGGAGCCAGCCCGACACCGCTGCCCTACTCCGAAGTCTATTCGGCGTTGCAACTGAATATGATCGACGGACAGGAAAACCCGGTGTTCGCGATTCAGGAGATGAATTTCTACGAAGTGACCGACTGGATGATTTTCGCGCGACATGCACCGTTCATCACGACCGCTGTCACCAACCGTGAATTTTTCGATTCTCTGCCTGCCGAACGTCAGGAACTGGTGACGGGGGTCGTAGCCGATCTCAACGATTACATCCTGAAGGTACAGAGAGAATTCAATCAGGAACGGCTGAGCCTGATTCGCAAGAATAAGCCTGACCTGGAAATCATCACCGAACTGACCCCCGAAGAACGCGAAGCGTTTCGTCAGGCCAGCCAGCCAGTCCGAGATCGGTTTATCAGGATGACCGGCGAAGATGGACGCAAGCTGCTGGAAGAGCTGAAACAGACCATCAAAGAATACGAAGACCAGCAACAGAACTGA
- a CDS encoding TRAP transporter large permease, with translation MEALLIIGIMIILLLLGFPMKVPLIVAALAVLLVFHPDVTPAVLVQQMIGGIKPAALIAVPMFIFAADIMTRGNSANRLLDLVTAFVGHLRGGLPIASAISCTLFGAMSGSTQATVVAIGGPLRPQLLKAGYPDSFTTALIINASDIALLIPPSIGMIVYGVVSGTSIGELFIAGIGPGLLVLLLFCIYCWIASIRMQIPRQEKTDAATRRTAARRALLPLGFPLIIIGGIYSGIFSPTEAAAISVLYAAILEIVFFRDLTVKDIPDIALSTGLITAVVFILVGAGAAFSWVISFVQLPDALINNWLGLTPDSGYWTIMLTIAIAYFIGCMFVDPIVVILILTPIFHPVAIAAGIDPVLVGIVVTLQVAIGSATPPFGCDIFTAIAVFRRPYLEVIRGTPPFIAILLFAGILLIAFPSISLFLRNLAFG, from the coding sequence ATGGAAGCCTTACTCATCATCGGCATCATGATCATTTTACTGCTGCTGGGTTTTCCGATGAAGGTCCCGCTGATCGTCGCTGCCCTGGCGGTCCTGCTGGTCTTTCATCCGGATGTGACGCCGGCCGTACTGGTCCAGCAGATGATCGGCGGGATCAAGCCCGCAGCTCTGATCGCGGTCCCGATGTTTATTTTCGCGGCCGATATCATGACGCGGGGGAATTCCGCGAACCGGTTGCTCGACCTGGTGACGGCGTTTGTCGGTCACCTGCGCGGTGGTCTGCCGATTGCCAGTGCCATCAGCTGTACCCTGTTCGGTGCAATGTCCGGTTCGACTCAGGCGACGGTCGTCGCCATTGGTGGTCCACTCAGGCCCCAGTTACTCAAAGCAGGTTACCCCGACTCGTTCACCACGGCGCTGATCATCAATGCCAGCGACATCGCCCTTTTGATTCCGCCCAGTATCGGCATGATCGTTTACGGCGTTGTCTCGGGTACCTCGATCGGGGAATTGTTCATCGCGGGCATCGGGCCGGGACTGTTGGTACTGTTGTTGTTTTGTATTTACTGCTGGATTGCCTCGATTCGTATGCAGATTCCCCGCCAGGAAAAGACGGATGCTGCAACCCGTCGCACAGCAGCACGCCGGGCACTGCTCCCGCTGGGTTTCCCCCTGATTATTATCGGCGGAATTTACTCGGGGATTTTCAGTCCCACCGAAGCCGCGGCGATCTCGGTGCTTTATGCTGCGATTCTGGAGATTGTCTTCTTCCGGGATCTCACGGTGAAAGATATTCCGGACATCGCACTCTCGACCGGGTTGATTACCGCGGTCGTCTTCATCCTCGTTGGTGCGGGTGCTGCCTTCAGCTGGGTGATCTCGTTCGTACAACTGCCGGACGCGTTGATCAATAACTGGCTGGGGCTGACTCCTGATTCGGGCTATTGGACGATCATGCTGACGATTGCCATCGCGTACTTCATCGGCTGTATGTTCGTGGATCCGATCGTGGTGATTCTGATTCTGACCCCGATCTTCCATCCGGTGGCGATTGCCGCAGGCATCGATCCGGTACTGGTCGGGATTGTAGTGACCTTACAGGTGGCCATTGGATCGGCGACGCCACCATTCGGCTGTGACATATTTACCGCGATTGCGGTCTTCCGCCGGCCCTACCTGGAGGTGATTCGGGGCACGCCCCCCTTCATCGCCATTCTGCTGTTTGCGGGGATCCTGCTGATTGCGTTCCCCAGTATCTCTCTGTTTCTCCGCAACCTCGCATTTGGATAA
- the ectB gene encoding diaminobutyrate--2-oxoglutarate transaminase translates to MSIFKRLESNVRGYCRSFPTTFTKAQNATLRDDKGNEYIDFLAGAGSLNYGHNNPQLKTKLLEFLERDGMLHGLDMHTDAKERFLEVFEKRILSPLELDYKLQFTGPTGTNAVEAALKLARKVTGRTNIVSFTNGFHGVSLGSVAATGNSHFRDAAGTPLNNVTFMPYYGYLGDNIDTLEYFEALLKDNSSGLDLPAAVIVETVQGEGGVNVAGIEWLQQLETLCQEHGMLLIVDDIQVGCGRTGDFFSFEQAGIVPDIVTLSKSLSAYGLPMSLVLMKSELDQWEPGEHNGTFRGNNLAFVSAAEAIEYYWGDYQLSREVKRKGELIQERLQDIADSIIDVDLEVRGRGMIWGLACQECPDLSGKITEAAFKRGLIIETSGTDSHVLKFLPPLTIEEDLLTQGLDIVAESYKAVLEDEVIMKELGLITSE, encoded by the coding sequence ATGAGTATATTCAAACGACTCGAATCAAACGTTCGAGGTTACTGCCGCTCGTTCCCAACCACATTCACCAAAGCACAGAACGCAACTTTGCGTGATGACAAGGGAAATGAATACATTGATTTCCTGGCAGGAGCCGGCTCACTCAACTATGGTCACAACAACCCGCAGCTGAAAACCAAGCTGCTGGAGTTTCTGGAACGGGACGGCATGCTGCATGGTCTCGACATGCACACCGATGCCAAAGAACGCTTCCTGGAAGTCTTCGAAAAGCGGATTCTGTCCCCACTGGAACTGGATTACAAGCTGCAGTTCACCGGCCCCACCGGCACCAATGCTGTGGAAGCTGCATTGAAGCTGGCACGTAAGGTTACCGGACGGACCAATATTGTTTCGTTCACAAACGGTTTCCACGGCGTGAGCCTGGGATCGGTCGCCGCGACCGGCAACAGCCACTTCCGCGATGCAGCCGGCACGCCTTTGAACAACGTGACCTTCATGCCTTACTACGGCTACCTGGGTGACAACATCGACACCCTGGAATATTTCGAAGCCCTGCTCAAAGACAACAGCAGTGGTCTGGATCTCCCCGCAGCGGTGATTGTGGAAACCGTGCAGGGTGAAGGCGGCGTGAATGTCGCTGGCATCGAATGGCTGCAGCAGTTGGAAACCCTGTGTCAGGAACATGGCATGCTGCTGATCGTCGACGATATTCAGGTCGGCTGTGGACGTACCGGTGACTTCTTCAGCTTTGAACAGGCTGGAATCGTGCCGGATATCGTGACTCTTTCGAAATCACTGAGTGCCTACGGACTGCCGATGTCACTGGTACTGATGAAATCCGAACTGGACCAGTGGGAACCCGGCGAACACAACGGTACCTTCCGTGGAAATAACCTGGCATTCGTTTCCGCTGCCGAAGCAATCGAATATTACTGGGGCGATTATCAGCTGTCTCGCGAAGTCAAACGCAAAGGCGAACTGATCCAGGAACGCCTGCAGGATATCGCTGACAGTATCATCGACGTTGATCTTGAAGTCCGCGGACGTGGTATGATCTGGGGACTGGCCTGCCAGGAATGTCCGGATCTGTCGGGTAAGATCACCGAAGCTGCCTTCAAGCGGGGTCTGATCATTGAGACCAGTGGTACTGACAGCCATGTACTGAAATTCCTGCCGCCATTGACCATCGAAGAAGATCTGCTGACGCAGGGACTCGATATCGTCGCCGAAAGTTACAAAGCGGTTCTGGAAGACGAAGTCATTATGAAAGAACTGGGTCTGATCACCAGCGAGTGA